One window of Gammaproteobacteria bacterium genomic DNA carries:
- a CDS encoding CoA pyrophosphatase, producing the protein MRLVLTEPIIRERISRYPLRTVDNPFPPRFLGEDAIPAAVLAPLVQVAEGDWHLLYIKRTRRRDDPHSGQVAFPGGRRESGDTDLRATALREAGEELGIDPAGVRILGPLNPHLTISNHRVTPYAGCLDWPCELNCQPGEVSRAFTIPLDWLADPRNYQCLERPLPGSGARIAMIEYRAFDGETLWGLTARMTQRLLGVLGYDCGG; encoded by the coding sequence GTGCGTCTGGTTCTGACCGAGCCGATCATCCGGGAGCGCATCTCACGGTACCCGCTGCGCACCGTCGACAACCCGTTTCCGCCCAGGTTTCTCGGCGAGGACGCGATACCGGCGGCGGTGCTTGCGCCGCTCGTCCAGGTCGCCGAAGGCGACTGGCACCTGCTCTATATCAAGCGCACACGCCGCAGAGACGATCCACACAGCGGGCAGGTCGCCTTTCCCGGCGGTCGCCGCGAGTCGGGCGATACCGACCTGCGTGCCACGGCGTTGCGCGAGGCGGGCGAGGAACTGGGGATTGATCCGGCAGGTGTGCGGATTCTGGGTCCGTTGAATCCACATCTGACGATCAGCAACCACCGTGTGACCCCTTATGCGGGCTGTCTGGACTGGCCCTGCGAGCTGAATTGCCAGCCCGGGGAGGTGAGTCGTGCCTTCACGATTCCGCTCGACTGGCTGGCCGACCCGCGAAACTACCAATGCCTGGAACGACCTTTGCCGGGTTCCGGTGCCCGCATTGCCATGATCGAGTATCGGGCCTTTGACGGCGAGACCCTGTGGGGCCTGACGGCGAGGATGACCCAGCGTCTGCTGGGGGTCCTGGGATACGATTGTGGTGGCTAA
- a CDS encoding copper chaperone PCu(A)C — protein sequence MHQARIPLIAFIVVAILGTTLARADQDDILVRDAWIREAPPNASVLAGYLTLVNPGNDPRRLTGVESGQFDSVEMHRTIHEDGMAKMAPQPYLDLPPGGTVELVPGGYHLMLMIPSRRFVEGDVVSLDLIFRGGGRMTVPFEVRKSESGGGGHQHHHQH from the coding sequence ATGCACCAAGCGCGTATTCCACTGATTGCATTCATTGTCGTGGCCATACTCGGGACCACCCTGGCGCGCGCCGATCAGGACGACATCCTTGTGCGGGACGCCTGGATTCGCGAGGCCCCGCCGAACGCCAGTGTTCTCGCGGGTTATCTGACCCTGGTGAATCCCGGTAACGATCCGCGTCGCCTGACCGGTGTCGAGTCCGGACAGTTCGACTCGGTCGAGATGCACCGTACCATCCATGAGGACGGGATGGCGAAGATGGCCCCGCAGCCGTATCTCGATCTTCCCCCCGGGGGGACGGTGGAACTGGTCCCCGGGGGTTACCATCTGATGCTGATGATACCGTCCCGCCGGTTCGTCGAGGGGGACGTCGTCTCTCTGGATCTGATCTTCCGGGGAGGCGGACGGATGACGGTGCCGTTCGAAGTCCGCAAATCCGAATCGGGCGGCGGAGGACACCAGCACCACCATCAACACTGA